A single Pseudanabaenaceae cyanobacterium SKYG29 DNA region contains:
- a CDS encoding tetratricopeptide repeat protein gives MNLTKIEQAWVAWQAGNTTEAISICQEIITRNPQAANACYLLAKCYRQLGQVKEARIHYQKCLEFYPQRRDIKQELDELEEEEEDDIDHWQIANSLVQQKHYEQAIYHYEKLRHQPEYTWDAHFNLALIYQHLGQIEKAIELYRTAIQIQPDRVNSYINLGVLLKQQGRYPEAIDIYQRAITLSPHAGLYSNLANIYLLLDELEKGIECCDKAIALDPDLPHSYDIKGACLEQQGKLEAAIGNYRLAIDKKPDFANAHFNLAHALLSLGQWEEGWQEYLWRFKRGNIQIPAFTQPWWDGSFLEGQKILLWSEQGFGDTLQFVRYVWYVRERGGKVILSCPPSLTRLLGLVEGVEQVVSEGEALPAFAVHAPLLDLPRLCQTTLENVPTVVPYLRSPKQKKLPLRDITGDKLKIGIVWQSVNANDLSAQKLRRHKSVDLDHFLTLLDDRYQFFSLQVGVDDILLPPNIVDLAPLMVDFADTADFIEQLDLVITIDTAVAHLAGGLGKPVWVLLPYACDWRWLQGREDSPWYPTMRLFRQEAPNNWAEVFARVKLALSHFSPISLPDKEAIFQQGNIFFHHNQPEKAVSCYQQAIYLNYPTIHPYFNIGVVKRSQSLPEQACVYFDLVINKQPNYAPAYLTLAKAYIDREMLDDAYRSIQQYLQFMPDAAEGYHTLGLIYFRQGKNKEAIENYRIAINKNPQDALTHYNLAISLLLEGNYKEGWQEYEWRMNAQDAVIKLQQPRWDGSDLANKTILLWSEGGFGDTIQFLRYIPFLQQQGATIILACQQQLVKLLQQELPYARVIPIESKVSHYQFDYHLPLMSLPHVLQLEYIPTPIPYISRYPQQKRTPQKIGIVWASGYRSTPNLYRLYKQKSCPIAYFMQLLDIPHIWLYSFQVGRDAKDIQPFLQDRVIDLSDRLQDFTDTVKLLKEMDLLITVDTGIAHLAGAMGMPVWLLLPFAADWRWHKDRSDSDWYPTMRLFRQKQINDWQSVIDVVKAELAKFYQGNIDTAEELLRAGKEAYRAGELDRARALFEQTIVHNPQCGKAYFNLGVIHKKSNRWDEALRCYQRALELGEDPATIYFHVGNLYLAQRELDRAAEAYKLSLDANPNFADSYVNLMEIASRRQEYDLATAYCQKLLELQHNSARFYNNWAILLAKQNQYELAKAKAKQALAIDPNFANAYATLGHIAHIEDDLVLAQVYYEKSLHLHPGYAPTYALLGNLMMEYNNYDRAEELYNRAIELDYSFPHAHYAKSAILLARGDFLNGWREYEWRWQHANIKLPNFPFPPWQGEDLTNKSILLHGEQGFGDKLQFIRFVSVLQQLGANVFYLCPPPLARLFSTIPNLAIVEDSTPIDQLPPLDYFIPLLSIPHVLQLTIDRIPKQVPYFYPEFQQLGDIQERQGLKVGFVWASGRHSIELGEFSYQQKSCPLDYFLQLLSLPNLHLFSLQIDESASELEPHLTHPSLVDCRPLIRDFYDTAVIMQQLDLIITVDTAVAHLAGALAKPVWVLLPFASDWRWLIDRADSPWYPTMKLFRQPQRGDWQSVWQLILAEMRNQIYTL, from the coding sequence ATGAACTTGACCAAGATCGAACAGGCATGGGTGGCATGGCAGGCAGGCAACACTACAGAAGCGATCAGTATATGTCAAGAAATTATCACCCGCAATCCCCAGGCAGCCAATGCTTGTTATCTCTTAGCCAAGTGTTATCGCCAGTTAGGGCAAGTCAAGGAAGCGCGGATTCACTATCAGAAATGTTTGGAGTTTTATCCGCAGCGCAGGGACATCAAACAGGAGTTAGATGAGCTGGAAGAAGAGGAGGAAGATGACATAGACCATTGGCAGATCGCTAATTCTCTAGTACAACAAAAACACTATGAGCAGGCAATCTATCACTATGAAAAACTCCGCCACCAGCCAGAATATACCTGGGATGCCCATTTTAACTTAGCCCTTATTTACCAGCATCTGGGGCAGATAGAAAAAGCGATCGAATTATACCGAACTGCTATACAAATCCAGCCCGATCGGGTCAACAGCTACATCAACTTGGGAGTTTTACTGAAGCAGCAGGGGCGTTATCCAGAGGCAATAGACATTTATCAAAGGGCAATCACCCTCTCTCCCCATGCGGGTTTGTACAGCAATTTAGCTAATATTTACCTGTTACTGGATGAGTTAGAGAAGGGCATAGAATGTTGTGACAAAGCGATCGCCCTTGACCCCGATTTACCCCATAGCTATGACATCAAGGGCGCTTGTTTAGAACAACAGGGCAAGCTGGAGGCAGCAATAGGAAATTATCGCTTAGCCATTGACAAAAAACCTGACTTTGCTAACGCCCATTTCAATTTAGCCCATGCGCTATTAAGTCTAGGACAGTGGGAAGAGGGGTGGCAAGAATATCTCTGGCGATTTAAGCGAGGGAATATACAAATACCAGCCTTTACTCAACCTTGGTGGGACGGTTCTTTCTTAGAGGGGCAGAAGATTTTACTGTGGTCAGAACAGGGCTTTGGTGATACTTTACAGTTTGTCCGCTATGTTTGGTATGTCCGAGAAAGGGGTGGGAAAGTCATTCTCTCTTGTCCCCCATCGTTAACTCGTCTTCTAGGGCTTGTCGAAGGAGTAGAACAGGTTGTCAGTGAAGGGGAAGCTCTCCCTGCATTTGCTGTGCATGCACCTTTATTAGACTTACCCCGTCTCTGCCAGACAACCCTGGAGAATGTGCCTACAGTAGTACCCTATTTGCGTTCTCCCAAGCAGAAGAAATTACCCCTAAGAGATATAACAGGGGATAAACTAAAGATAGGCATTGTCTGGCAAAGTGTCAATGCAAATGACCTGTCAGCCCAGAAGTTAAGAAGACATAAATCCGTTGATTTGGATCACTTTCTCACTTTACTAGACGATCGTTATCAGTTTTTCAGTTTACAAGTGGGTGTAGATGATATTTTATTACCACCCAACATAGTTGATCTGGCTCCCTTAATGGTAGATTTTGCTGACACTGCTGATTTTATAGAACAGTTGGATTTAGTCATAACGATCGATACTGCCGTTGCCCATCTGGCGGGGGGCTTGGGCAAACCTGTATGGGTATTGTTACCCTATGCCTGTGATTGGCGCTGGTTACAGGGACGAGAAGATTCTCCTTGGTATCCCACCATGCGTCTATTTCGCCAAGAAGCACCGAACAATTGGGCAGAAGTATTTGCCAGAGTCAAACTAGCTTTGTCGCATTTCTCTCCTATCAGTTTGCCAGATAAGGAAGCTATCTTTCAGCAGGGTAATATTTTCTTTCACCACAACCAACCAGAGAAAGCAGTATCCTGTTACCAACAGGCTATTTACCTAAATTATCCTACTATTCATCCTTACTTCAATATTGGTGTCGTCAAACGATCCCAAAGTCTACCAGAACAGGCTTGTGTATATTTTGATTTAGTAATAAACAAACAACCTAACTATGCCCCTGCCTATTTGACCTTAGCTAAGGCTTATATCGATCGGGAAATGCTAGATGATGCCTACAGGAGTATCCAGCAGTATTTGCAATTTATGCCCGATGCTGCTGAAGGTTATCACACATTGGGACTGATTTATTTCCGCCAGGGCAAGAACAAAGAAGCGATCGAGAATTATCGTATAGCTATCAATAAAAATCCCCAGGATGCCCTTACCCACTACAACCTAGCGATTTCTTTACTCCTGGAAGGTAACTACAAAGAAGGCTGGCAGGAATATGAATGGCGCATGAATGCCCAGGATGCCGTCATTAAGCTGCAACAACCGCGTTGGGATGGCAGTGACCTAGCTAACAAAACTATTTTACTATGGAGTGAAGGGGGATTCGGGGACACCATTCAATTTCTGCGTTACATACCATTTCTACAGCAACAGGGTGCAACAATTATCCTAGCTTGTCAACAGCAATTAGTCAAACTCTTACAGCAAGAACTACCCTATGCACGAGTGATACCGATCGAGTCCAAAGTTTCCCACTATCAATTTGACTATCACTTACCCCTAATGAGCTTGCCCCATGTTTTGCAACTAGAATACATTCCCACTCCTATCCCCTATATCAGTCGTTACCCACAACAGAAGAGAACACCGCAGAAAATTGGTATCGTGTGGGCAAGTGGTTATCGTTCTACCCCTAATTTGTATCGTTTGTATAAACAAAAAAGTTGTCCCATTGCCTACTTCATGCAACTATTAGATATTCCCCACATTTGGCTGTACAGCTTTCAAGTAGGGAGAGATGCAAAAGATATTCAACCTTTCTTACAAGATAGAGTCATAGATTTATCCGATCGGTTACAAGATTTTACTGACACTGTAAAACTCCTAAAAGAAATGGATTTGCTAATTACAGTTGACACGGGAATTGCGCATTTGGCGGGGGCGATGGGGATGCCTGTGTGGTTATTATTACCCTTTGCTGCTGATTGGCGGTGGCATAAAGACCGATCGGATTCTGATTGGTATCCCACTATGCGTTTATTTCGGCAGAAACAAATCAATGATTGGCAGAGTGTAATCGATGTTGTTAAGGCAGAGCTGGCTAAATTCTATCAAGGTAATATTGACACAGCAGAGGAATTACTGAGGGCGGGGAAGGAAGCCTACAGAGCAGGGGAATTAGACAGGGCACGCGCTCTATTTGAGCAAACGATCGTTCATAATCCCCAGTGTGGCAAAGCCTACTTCAATCTCGGAGTTATTCATAAAAAGAGTAATCGATGGGATGAAGCTCTAAGATGCTATCAAAGAGCACTAGAGTTGGGAGAAGACCCCGCTACTATCTATTTTCATGTAGGTAATTTGTATCTTGCGCAGCGGGAACTCGATCGAGCAGCAGAAGCCTACAAACTATCGCTGGATGCCAATCCCAATTTTGCCGACAGTTACGTCAATTTAATGGAAATAGCTAGTCGAAGGCAGGAATACGACCTTGCCACTGCCTATTGTCAAAAGCTATTAGAATTACAGCACAACTCAGCCAGATTTTATAACAATTGGGCTATATTACTGGCTAAGCAAAATCAGTATGAATTGGCGAAAGCAAAAGCTAAACAGGCACTAGCAATAGACCCCAATTTTGCCAATGCCTATGCCACTTTAGGACATATTGCTCACATAGAAGATGATCTGGTTTTAGCCCAGGTGTACTACGAAAAATCTCTGCACCTGCATCCAGGCTATGCACCCACTTACGCTTTACTAGGCAACTTGATGATGGAATACAACAATTACGATCGAGCAGAAGAATTGTACAATCGAGCTATAGAATTAGACTACAGTTTTCCCCATGCCCACTATGCTAAATCGGCTATTTTGCTGGCAAGAGGAGATTTTCTCAATGGTTGGCGGGAATATGAATGGCGTTGGCAACATGCTAACATTAAGCTGCCTAACTTTCCCTTTCCCCCATGGCAAGGTGAAGATTTAACTAACAAAAGCATACTGCTGCACGGTGAACAGGGTTTTGGGGACAAACTGCAGTTTATCCGCTTTGTATCTGTTTTACAACAATTGGGAGCAAATGTATTTTATTTATGCCCTCCCCCACTAGCAAGATTGTTTAGCACCATCCCTAACCTAGCCATCGTAGAGGACAGTACACCTATTGATCAACTGCCACCCCTAGATTACTTCATCCCTCTCTTGTCTATTCCCCACGTTTTACAGTTAACGATCGATCGCATTCCCAAGCAAGTGCCCTATTTCTATCCTGAATTTCAGCAGTTAGGAGATATACAAGAGCGGCAAGGATTGAAGGTGGGATTTGTTTGGGCCAGTGGTCGTCATTCCATTGAGTTGGGTGAGTTTTCTTACCAGCAAAAGTCTTGTCCCCTAGATTACTTCCTCCAACTTTTGTCCCTACCCAATCTGCACCTATTTAGCTTACAAATAGATGAATCAGCTTCTGAATTAGAACCACACTTAACCCATCCCTCTCTAGTGGATTGTCGCCCTTTAATTCGTGATTTTTATGACACAGCAGTAATCATGCAGCAGCTAGATTTAATCATTACCGTCGACACAGCGGTAGCCCATCTGGCAGGTGCTCTAGCAAAACCAGTCTGGGTGTTGTTACCCTTTGCTAGCGATTGGCGCTGGCTCATCGATCGGGCTGACTCTCCCTGGTATCCCACCATGAAATTATTTCGTCAACCCCAGCGCGGCGATTGGCAATCAGTTTGGCAACTCATACTAGCAGAAATGCGAAACCAGATATATACACTATGA
- the aroQ gene encoding type II 3-dehydroquinate dehydratase codes for MEILVLHGPNLNLLGRRETTIYGTLTLADIDSLLQEDAKKLGVEVTCYQSNHEGELVDKIHSSIGKYAGIVINAGAYTHTSIALRDAIAGVDLPTVEVHLSNIHRREEFRHQSYIAPVCIGQICGFGADSYRLGLQALVNYLRQRIC; via the coding sequence ATGGAAATCCTCGTTTTACATGGACCGAATTTGAATTTGCTAGGGAGGCGGGAAACCACCATCTATGGCACCCTCACGCTAGCAGACATCGATAGTTTGTTGCAGGAAGATGCTAAAAAACTGGGGGTAGAGGTGACCTGTTACCAGTCCAACCATGAGGGGGAATTAGTGGACAAAATTCACAGTAGTATCGGCAAATACGCGGGAATTGTCATCAACGCCGGTGCCTATACCCACACCAGTATTGCGCTCAGGGACGCGATCGCAGGGGTAGATTTGCCGACCGTAGAAGTTCACCTCAGCAACATTCACAGACGGGAAGAATTTCGTCATCAATCCTACATAGCACCAGTGTGCATTGGGCAAATCTGCGGTTTTGGTGCCGACAGTTATCGTTTGGGGTTGCAGGCTTTGGTAAACTATCTACGCCAGAGGATTTGCTAG
- a CDS encoding nicotinate-nucleotide adenylyltransferase, with protein MAIALFGTSADPPTIGHQAILRWLSDNYDLVVVWVSDNPFKSHRAPLTHRIEMVRVLIQATDFPRANVELHPEISHPRTLLTLHMAQQIWPAAHFTLVVGADIVPQLPSWYRAQELLAQVALVVIPRRGYTLTETQLQTIAAHTPQITIADLAVPGVSSSSFRDHKDRSGMLPAVLDYIDRWGLYE; from the coding sequence ATGGCAATTGCCCTGTTTGGTACCAGTGCTGACCCCCCCACGATCGGGCATCAGGCAATTCTGCGCTGGTTGAGTGATAACTATGATTTGGTGGTGGTGTGGGTATCGGACAATCCCTTTAAGTCCCATCGTGCTCCCTTAACCCATCGGATTGAAATGGTCAGAGTTCTGATTCAGGCTACGGACTTCCCCCGCGCCAATGTGGAGCTGCATCCCGAAATTAGCCACCCCCGTACTCTCCTGACGCTGCACATGGCACAACAAATCTGGCCTGCTGCTCACTTTACCCTGGTAGTAGGAGCTGATATTGTGCCCCAGTTGCCCTCCTGGTATCGCGCCCAAGAATTGTTAGCCCAGGTCGCCCTTGTCGTCATCCCCCGCCGCGGCTATACCCTCACCGAGACACAGCTACAAACGATCGCTGCCCACACGCCCCAGATCACCATCGCTGACCTAGCAGTACCTGGGGTATCCTCTTCTAGTTTCCGAGACCACAAAGACCGATCGGGCATGCTACCCGCTGTGTTGGACTATATCGATCGGTGGGGTTTATACGAGTGA
- a CDS encoding MoxR family ATPase, with amino-acid sequence MDSGQKIRELVKALQQIIVGKDEAILLMLTALVAGGHALLEDVPGVGKTLLAKSLAALIAGKFQRVQCTPDLLPTDITGTNIWNPQTGAFQFMPGPVFAHVLLADEINRATPRTQSALLEVMEENQVTVDGVSRPVPSPFFTIATQNPVEYQGTFPLPEAQLDRFTLSFSLGYPSAEEELQMLQRQRGGTMHQEIPPCITTEEVLQLRQQCRGVAVSQAVAEYIVNLVRATREDNEISLGVSPRGTVALQRSAQAYALLRSALGSGATGGDVYVLPDDVKFLAPYVLGHRIIPAGRRSRRAIIDRLLGTVPVP; translated from the coding sequence ATGGACAGCGGGCAGAAAATTCGCGAACTGGTCAAGGCGCTGCAGCAAATTATTGTAGGCAAGGACGAGGCAATTCTCTTGATGCTCACAGCCCTGGTGGCAGGGGGGCATGCCCTACTAGAGGACGTACCAGGTGTGGGCAAAACCCTACTGGCTAAATCTCTGGCGGCTTTAATTGCGGGGAAGTTCCAACGGGTGCAGTGTACGCCTGACCTCTTGCCTACGGACATCACAGGGACAAATATTTGGAATCCCCAAACGGGTGCGTTTCAGTTTATGCCCGGTCCTGTGTTTGCCCATGTGCTTTTGGCGGATGAAATTAACCGCGCTACCCCCCGCACCCAATCTGCTCTCCTGGAAGTGATGGAGGAAAATCAGGTCACTGTTGATGGTGTCTCCCGCCCTGTCCCTAGCCCTTTTTTTACTATCGCCACGCAAAACCCCGTGGAATACCAAGGTACTTTCCCTCTCCCGGAAGCCCAACTCGATCGCTTCACTCTGTCTTTCAGTCTTGGTTATCCCAGCGCCGAGGAGGAGTTACAGATGCTGCAAAGACAACGAGGGGGGACAATGCACCAGGAAATCCCTCCTTGTATCACTACGGAGGAAGTATTGCAATTAAGACAGCAATGTCGCGGGGTGGCAGTCAGTCAGGCGGTGGCGGAATATATTGTCAATTTGGTGCGGGCAACGCGAGAGGACAATGAAATCAGTCTAGGGGTCAGTCCCAGGGGTACGGTAGCTTTGCAACGCTCTGCCCAAGCCTATGCTCTGCTGCGTTCTGCTCTCGGTTCTGGTGCAACAGGTGGTGATGTTTATGTGCTGCCGGATGATGTGAAGTTTCTAGCTCCCTATGTCCTTGGTCACCGCATTATCCCTGCCGGCAGACGCTCGCGCCGTGCCATCATCGATCGTTTACTGGGCACTGTGCCTGTCCCCTGA
- a CDS encoding Rne/Rng family ribonuclease, which produces MPKQIIIAEQHRIAAVFAEDRVEEIVVAKGTHQVGDIFVGTIENVLPSIDAAFVNLGSTEKNGFIHISDLGPLRTKRNSTNITELLMPQQKVLVQVMKEPTGNKGPRLTGNISLPGRYVVLLPFGMGVNLSRRILKENERNRLRALGILIKPPGMGLLIRTEAEGVGEDLIIEDLDNLQRQWESIQQDYQNAKTPRLLDREQDFVTRVLRDLYSADVNRIVVDTADGLRRVKQQLQTWGDGKIPPSLAIDLHQESSSIMEYYRINAAIREALRPRVDLPSGGYIIIEPTEALTVIDVNSGSFTTSKTSRETVLWTNFEASTEIARQLRLRNIAGVIIVDFIDMESREDQLKLLEHFHRSLYADKARPQIAQLTELGLVELTRKRQGQSLYEMFGQPCPHCSGLGILAHLPGSEQEEVPLVPLQQRSSLESSDPFPDERERQLVGGTDRNIMFHPDYQERLPRRRRAKREEARPEVSERRIPALKVVAAEEGEPEVPTVVEKAPAAKPRVKPEPPEPAEVVTVTMTPQQQQVYSFMGISPLVLVNREGKENKNMIVRIALPGEEQTPSLVKLEEKEAKVEAVPSKPKAEDNGVPKIEIVAIKPKEETKEGGEENLLPVSPPASRRRRSSSTQPPE; this is translated from the coding sequence ATGCCCAAGCAAATTATTATTGCTGAGCAACATCGTATTGCTGCTGTTTTTGCGGAAGACCGAGTTGAAGAAATTGTAGTTGCTAAAGGTACCCACCAAGTGGGGGATATTTTCGTGGGCACGATCGAGAACGTGCTGCCCAGCATCGACGCTGCCTTTGTCAACCTCGGTAGTACAGAAAAGAATGGATTTATCCATATCTCCGACCTTGGACCCCTGCGCACAAAGCGCAATAGTACGAACATCACGGAGTTGCTGATGCCACAACAAAAGGTATTAGTGCAGGTGATGAAGGAACCGACGGGGAATAAGGGACCGCGCTTGACGGGAAATATCTCTCTCCCAGGACGTTACGTGGTGTTGTTGCCCTTCGGCATGGGGGTCAATCTGTCTCGCCGCATTTTGAAAGAAAATGAACGCAATCGCCTGCGCGCCCTTGGTATTCTGATTAAACCACCAGGCATGGGGTTACTCATCCGTACGGAAGCGGAAGGCGTGGGAGAAGATTTAATCATCGAAGACCTAGACAACCTGCAACGCCAGTGGGAGAGTATCCAACAGGACTACCAAAATGCCAAAACACCCCGCTTACTCGATCGGGAACAGGACTTTGTCACTAGGGTGTTACGGGATTTATATTCCGCTGATGTCAATCGGATTGTTGTCGATACAGCCGATGGTCTGCGGCGGGTCAAACAACAATTGCAAACCTGGGGAGATGGCAAAATTCCTCCTAGTTTAGCGATCGATTTACACCAGGAATCCTCCTCCATCATGGAGTATTACCGCATCAATGCGGCGATTCGGGAGGCGTTGCGTCCCAGGGTGGACTTGCCTTCGGGGGGCTATATCATCATTGAACCGACGGAAGCTCTCACAGTCATTGATGTCAACTCTGGCTCCTTTACCACGTCTAAGACTTCGCGGGAGACGGTACTGTGGACTAATTTTGAGGCTTCCACAGAAATTGCCCGTCAGTTACGGTTACGCAATATCGCCGGTGTGATTATTGTCGACTTCATTGATATGGAATCGCGGGAAGACCAACTGAAATTGTTGGAACACTTCCATCGCAGTCTCTATGCGGATAAAGCCCGTCCCCAGATTGCCCAGCTGACGGAATTAGGTTTAGTGGAGCTAACGCGCAAACGGCAAGGGCAGAGTTTGTATGAAATGTTTGGACAACCCTGTCCCCACTGCAGCGGTCTAGGTATTTTAGCCCATCTGCCTGGTAGCGAACAGGAGGAAGTGCCTCTTGTACCCTTGCAGCAACGCAGTAGTCTGGAGAGTTCTGACCCCTTCCCCGATGAGCGGGAACGGCAGTTAGTGGGGGGCACCGATCGCAACATCATGTTCCACCCCGATTACCAGGAGCGCTTACCTCGCCGTCGCCGTGCCAAACGGGAAGAAGCCCGGCCTGAGGTCTCTGAACGCCGTATCCCTGCCCTCAAGGTGGTAGCAGCGGAAGAGGGGGAACCAGAAGTGCCCACAGTAGTAGAAAAAGCGCCAGCAGCTAAACCTAGGGTGAAACCAGAACCCCCTGAACCTGCTGAAGTTGTCACAGTGACTATGACTCCCCAGCAACAGCAGGTCTACTCGTTCATGGGTATTTCTCCCTTAGTACTTGTCAATCGGGAGGGAAAGGAGAACAAAAATATGATTGTGCGGATTGCCCTTCCTGGGGAGGAACAAACCCCTAGCTTGGTTAAGTTAGAGGAGAAAGAAGCCAAAGTGGAAGCAGTGCCGAGCAAACCCAAGGCAGAGGACAACGGTGTGCCTAAGATTGAGATTGTTGCTATTAAACCTAAGGAGGAGACCAAGGAAGGCGGGGAGGAAAATCTACTGCCGGTTTCCCCTCCTGCTTCTCGCCGTCGCCGCTCCAGTTCCACCCAGCCCCCAGAATGA
- a CDS encoding FAD-binding oxidoreductase: protein MKVVIIGSGIIGSAIAFYLTGLGMAVEVWEATPQPGLGATGAALGFLLGVASAKTTGRIVRLRLASLELYDSWLPELERLTGRRVLLHQGIVCLPTDRHLWQELAQVRAQQGYILEPIFLGQWQGFLSPRDRVVHPLELVYALVEAAALRGAKFYWGRKLEPGEEPQADWVVVCAGLGSRELTSLPLQPVGGQAIAVTVAADPQLPALHIVDEVGDVNLVPLGQGRYWIGATVEFEPTVLPRSENVTYLLERVGRYFPQFAHSEVLGTWAGYRPRPIGRGAPVIEFCRPNWLVASGHYRNGLLLAPVTAQLVGDMLVNSTTKS, encoded by the coding sequence ATGAAGGTTGTGATTATTGGTAGTGGCATCATTGGCAGTGCCATTGCCTTTTATCTGACTGGTTTGGGTATGGCGGTGGAGGTATGGGAAGCAACTCCCCAGCCGGGTTTGGGGGCAACGGGGGCAGCCCTGGGGTTTTTATTGGGCGTAGCCAGCGCCAAAACGACTGGCAGAATTGTCCGCCTGCGCTTAGCCAGCCTGGAACTCTATGACTCCTGGTTACCAGAGCTGGAAAGGTTGACAGGCAGACGGGTGTTGCTTCACCAGGGCATTGTCTGTCTACCTACCGATCGTCACCTCTGGCAAGAGCTAGCCCAAGTGCGCGCCCAGCAAGGATATATCCTAGAGCCTATTTTCCTGGGGCAATGGCAGGGCTTCCTCAGTCCCAGGGATCGGGTTGTTCATCCCTTAGAGCTTGTCTATGCCTTGGTGGAGGCTGCTGCCCTGAGGGGGGCGAAATTTTATTGGGGGCGTAAGTTAGAACCAGGAGAGGAGCCGCAGGCTGATTGGGTGGTAGTCTGTGCCGGTTTGGGCTCCCGGGAGTTGACCAGCCTACCCTTGCAACCTGTGGGAGGACAAGCGATCGCGGTAACAGTAGCGGCAGACCCTCAGTTGCCTGCCCTGCACATAGTCGATGAGGTGGGGGATGTAAATTTAGTCCCCCTTGGTCAGGGTCGTTACTGGATAGGGGCAACGGTGGAGTTTGAGCCGACGGTTTTGCCTAGGTCAGAGAATGTGACTTACCTCCTGGAGCGAGTAGGAAGGTATTTTCCCCAATTCGCCCACAGTGAGGTGCTAGGGACGTGGGCAGGTTATCGACCGCGACCGATCGGGCGGGGGGCACCTGTGATAGAGTTCTGCCGACCAAATTGGCTCGTAGCTAGTGGGCACTACCGCAACGGCTTACTGCTAGCTCCTGTTACCGCCCAGCTAGTCGGGGACATGTTAGTCAACTCCACTACCAAGAGTTAA
- a CDS encoding gamma-glutamyl-gamma-aminobutyrate hydrolase family protein encodes MSYPVIGISIYGRNQEGDFYLPGAYVDVVRKAGGLPMLLPPGESQIDALLDQLDGLILAGGGDIDPQFLSSPTAWHPKIYGVDLERDIFELALVERVMQRQIPVLGVCRGLQVIGVAGGAELVVHIPDVYGETVLHRLEEPSRSTEHGVTIASDSRLARTLQTTSVQITSWHHQAIASAPPQWRVVATAEDGVIEAIEHTSHPWAVAVQWHPEMMNQMALFVEFVEASRQLGRGV; translated from the coding sequence ATGAGTTATCCAGTCATTGGCATTAGTATTTACGGACGCAATCAGGAAGGGGATTTTTACTTACCAGGGGCTTATGTGGATGTTGTACGCAAGGCGGGGGGGTTGCCCATGTTACTGCCCCCAGGGGAGTCCCAGATCGATGCCCTCCTTGACCAACTCGATGGGCTGATTTTAGCGGGAGGGGGAGATATTGACCCCCAATTTTTAAGTTCCCCCACTGCCTGGCATCCCAAAATTTACGGTGTGGACTTGGAGCGGGATATATTTGAGTTGGCGTTAGTCGAGCGGGTAATGCAGCGGCAAATTCCTGTATTGGGGGTCTGTCGTGGTTTACAGGTAATTGGCGTAGCAGGGGGAGCGGAATTGGTGGTGCATATCCCCGATGTCTATGGGGAAACTGTCCTACACAGATTAGAAGAACCCTCCCGCTCTACCGAGCATGGCGTGACAATTGCCTCCGACAGTCGCCTAGCCCGCACGCTGCAAACTACGAGCGTCCAAATTACTTCTTGGCATCACCAAGCGATCGCTAGCGCTCCCCCCCAGTGGCGCGTGGTGGCAACCGCCGAAGATGGTGTGATTGAGGCGATCGAGCATACTTCTCACCCCTGGGCAGTAGCAGTGCAGTGGCATCCAGAGATGATGAATCAGATGGCTTTGTTTGTTGAGTTTGTCGAAGCTAGTAGGCAGTTAGGGAGAGGAGTATAA
- a CDS encoding phasin family protein has protein sequence MDSANILKQLLLLGVGTTALLIDRLRELTDEWVKQGKIDPQQATDLINEISKRIKDEQVNVEILIQRQIRNVMQDLGVPRQSEIDELRGRIDRLERQVRELENRSWR, from the coding sequence ATGGATAGCGCCAATATTTTGAAACAGCTGCTGCTGTTGGGGGTGGGGACTACGGCTTTACTGATAGATCGATTACGGGAGCTGACAGATGAATGGGTAAAGCAGGGCAAGATTGACCCGCAACAAGCAACAGATTTAATCAACGAGATTTCCAAACGCATCAAAGATGAACAGGTGAATGTGGAAATTTTGATCCAGCGGCAAATCAGGAATGTAATGCAGGATTTAGGTGTACCGCGGCAAAGCGAAATCGATGAACTACGGGGCAGAATCGATCGTTTAGAACGGCAAGTACGGGAGTTGGAGAATCGCAGTTGGAGGTAA